The sequence atccatccatccatccatccatctgttcatccatccatccatccatccatctgttcatccatccatctgtccatccatccatccatccatcaatctatccatccatccatcatccatctgttcatccatccatccatccatccatccatccatctgtccatccatccatccatccatccatccatccatccatccatccatccatccatccatccatctgtccatccatccatttgttcatccatccatccatccatccatccatccatccatccatccatccatccatccatccatcaatctatccatccatccatccatccatccatccatccatccatccatccatccatccatccatctgttcatccatccatctgtccatccatccctccatccatccatccatccatctgttcatccatccatctgtcatccatccctccatccatccatccatcaatctatccatccatctgttcatccatccatccatccatccatccatccatccatccatccatccatccatccctccatccatccctccatccctccatccatccctccatccctccatccatccattcctgTAAAAGCTTCTTTCTTGGTTTCCAGGAGCAGAAGCACGTAGAAGAATCTTCTGGACGGGAGGTGAAGAAGGTGAATTTTCATCTCATCTTGATTCTTTCAGTGTTTAAGGTTCATGGGGATCGGACAGAGGAACGGCTCCTATTGGATACCTGTTTGAGTGGCAGGTTATTCTTTCTCTCCCACCCACTGAAACACTATAAGCTAGTTGCATCATTACTCAGAGGCGTGCATTGGAGTCAGATGAGTTGGAAAGGAGTCTGACTGGAGTCCTAACAGAACATCCGGTGAAGTCAGAGATGTACTCACAGAACCGGGACTGGTTCCCACCTCCGTCTTTATCTGGCAGAAACTAACTCACATCGTCCAGCTGGACTTTACCAAACAGCTGAAACCACAAAGTGTgtcaggaaagaaagaaagaaagatcaaTCCTCAGCGTGTTAATAAGTGACGTCAGAGAAGAAGTCCCAGTCagctagcttagcttagcttaactTAGCTTAGCTCTGACGTCTCTCAGTAActccatggctgtgttccaaaccgcttactgcatactacatactacatactacatactacatactacatactacatactatatactacatacttccatacttccatactacatactacatactacatacttccatactacatactacatactcatcgatcagacagtatgcagagcatttacccacaatgcatttcgctcctgcccgagccgaaatcagccggcctgaagctgatttctcttaagctctaaactctgtaaactttatcaacatttgaaacattttcaggcgagaaagtagtcgtttagatccccaacgtgttgaaaacctgacaaaataccggctgtttacaattttgttcccacgaattcggcgctactaaagctagccgcagtgagcaacgcacttccggttattttcacaaaataaaatacctgttgccttttatcatagggaaagccattaccatacaattggtgcttttgttttgaaaacaggaagtgaacctaccctcgttgtagctagcttgaaactgccgttttgacaggaaatgacgatcggcgacgtcacggtagtttgagtacgagtagtaacctcatgatgcatacccaacatttcggagaatctagtatgcatccgggaacttaaaaatcCCCAGGAGAGCCAGGAATGGTGTAGAAAACATCAGATCTTAGGTCTCATCTGGTCTGGAACTCCTCATGTGCGACCTGCTCAGAAACTGGGCTTTGGTCCAACTGGGTCTGGGATAGAAACGTGTCCCAAATTTGATTCTGTCTTCTGTCCCGTGAGAAGGTTCGGAAAGCTCGTAACCGGCGGCAGGAGTGGAACCTGATGGCCTACGACAAGGAGCTGCGCCCCGACGCTCGAATGACCCCGTCCCCCTACCACACCTCTGATGGGTCCACGTCACCTGACAGGTGAGCACACGCCTGTTCAACCCACTCTGAGTCAGACAGGTGTGAGAACTCCGCCCCTCCCCAGGTCCGACGGCCCCTCCAGCCCACACCAGGCCCACGACGGGAAGGATCCCGTCGCCATGGCGAACAGCGGTGGCGGTCAGACTCAGTCGTTGGACCGTAACCTCCGACCCACCGCAGTCACCGCGGCAACCACTCGTCAGCACTCCCTGGGGCGCCACCAGCCGCACcatcacccccaccccccacttaccagctcagccaatcagaatggaGCCAGGTACGCACACATGCCCACCCACCACTTACaggctcagccaatcagaatgcagccaGGTACGCACACATGCCCACCCACCACTTACaggctcagccaatcagaatgcagccaGGTACGCACACATGCCCACCCACCACTTACCggatcagccaatcagaatggaGCCAGGTACGCACACATGCCCACCCACCACTTACCggatcagccaatcagaatgcagccaGGTACGCACACATGCCCACCCACCACTTACCggatcagccaatcagaatgcagccaGGTACGCACACATGCCCACGCACCACTTACaggctcagccaatcagaatggaGCCAGGTACGCACACATGCCCACCCACCTCTTACaggctcagccaatcagaatggaGCCAGGTACGCACACATGCCCACCCACCACTTACaggctcagccaatcagaatgcagccaGGTACACACACATGCCCACGCACCACTTACaggctcagccaatcagaatggaGCCAGGTACGCACACATGCCCACCCACCTCTTACaggctcagccaatcagaatgcagccaGGTACGCACACATGCCCACCCACCTCTTACAGGCtaagccaatcagaatgcagccaGGTACACACACATGCCCACCCACCACTTACCggatcagccaatcagaatggaGCCAGGTACGCACACATGCCCACCCACCACTTACaggctcagccaatcagaatggaGCCAGGTACGCACACATGCCCACCCACCACTTACaggctcagccaatcagaatgcagccaGGTACACACACATGCCCACCCACCACTTACaggctcagccaatcagaatgcagccaGGTACGCACACATGCCCACCCACCTCTTACAGGCtaagccaatcagaatgcagccaGGTACGCACACATGCCCACCCACCACTTACCggatcagccaatcagaatggaGCCAGGTACGCACACATGCCCACCCACCACTTACCggatcagccaatcagaatggaGCCAGGTACGCACACATGCCCACCCACCACTTACaggctcagccaatcagaatggaGCCAGGTACGCACACATGCCCACCCACCACTTACaggctcagccaatcagaatgcagccaGGTACACACACATGCCCACCCACCACTTACaggctcagccaatcagaatgcagccaGGTACACACACATGCCCACCCACCACTTACaggctcagccaatcagaatgcagccgGGTACGCACGCTTGTCACCGTGTCCGTGCTATGATTACACACCTGATCTCCCCTCAGTGACCACCGGACCCCCCCGGCGCCTCCGCCGCCACCTCCACTCGTGCCATCAGCGGGACACGTGCCGTTTCCCAACGGCTCCGCCCACAGTGCTGCCATGGCAACCACCCTGCACCCCGCAGCCACTCCAGGTAACCGAGGGGAGGGGCATCAGATTGTGATGTCACCGGTGGGGATTTAACCAATGAAACCTCTCCTGGTTCTGCAGGTGGCGCCACCACCGTCTGTCGCCCCTATAGCCcctctccacccccccctccaccAGGTAactaccccccacccccccccgcTGTCTCGGCTGCAGCACCGCCGCCCCCCGAGGGCAGGAAGCCATCCGGGGGTCCGAATGTGCCGCCGAATGATGCCCGCAGCGACCTGCTGGCAGCCATACGCAgaggtgaggggggggggggttcaggtgagagtgtgtgtgtgtggggggggggggttcaggtgagagtgtgtgtgggggggggggggttcaggtgagagtgtgtgtgggggggggggttcaggtgagagtgtgtgtgtgggggggggggttcaggtgagagtgtgtgtgggggggggggttcaggtgagagtgtggggggggggttcaggtgagagtgtgtgtggggggggggggggttcaggtgagagtgtgtgtggggggggggttcaggtgtgagtgtgggggggggttcaggtgagagtgtgtgtggggggggggttcaggtgagagtgtgtgtgggggggggggttcaggtGAGAGTATGGGGGGGGTTCAGGTGGGGGTTCAGGTGagagtgtgggggggggggggttcaggtgagagtgtgtgtgggggggggggttcaggtgagagtgtgtgtggggggggggttcaggTGTGGGGGGGGTCCAGGTGTGAGTGAGTTCAAGTGTTCTGTCTCACCTCTCTCCCCCTTCTCCCCCGTCTCCCCCGTCTCACCTGTGTCCcccgtctcacctgtgtctcccCCGTCTCCCCCGTCTCACCTGTGTCCCCCGTCTCCCCTGTGTCTCCCCCGTCTCCCCCGTCTTACCTGTGTCCCCCATCTCACCTGTCTCCCCCGTCTCCCCTGTGTCTCCCCCTTCTCACCCGTCTCACCTgtatctcacctgtctcccctGTGTCTCCCccttctcacctgtctcacctgtgtctcccCCGTCTCCCCCGTCTCACCTGTGTCCcccgtctcacctgtgtctcccCCGTCTCCCCCGTCTCACCTGTGTCCCCCGTCTCCCCTGTGTCTCCCCCGTCTCCCCCGTCTCACCTGTGTCCCCCATCTCACCTGTCTCCCCCGTCTCCCCTGTGTCTCCCCCTTCTCACCCGTCTCACCTgtatctcacctgtctcccctGTGTCTCCCccttctcacctgtctcacctgtgtctcccCCGTCTCCCCCGTCTCACCTGTGTCCcccgtctcacctgtgtctcccCCGTCTCACCTGTGTCCCCCGTCTCCCCTGTGTCTCCCCCGTCTCCCCCGTCTCACCTGTGTCCCCCGTCTCCCCTGTGTCTCCCCCGTCTCCCCCGTCTCACCTGTGTCCCCCATCTCACCTGTCTCCCCCGTCTCCCCTGTGTCTCCCCCTTCTCACCCGTCTCACCTgtatctcacctgtctcccctGTGTCTCCCccttctcacctgtctcccccATCTCACCTGTGTCCCCTGTCTCCCCCGTCTCCCCTGTGTCTCCCCCTTCTCAcccgtctcacctgtctccccgTCTCCCCTGTGTCTCCCCCGTCTCCCCTGTGTCTCCCCCGTCTCCCCCGTCTCACCTGTGTCCcccgtctcacctgtgtctcccCCGTCTCCCCCGTCTCACCTGTGTCCCCCGTCTCCCCTGTGTCTCCCCCGTCTCCCCCGTCTCACCTGTGTCCCCCATCTCACCTGTCTCCCCCGTCTCCCCTGTGTCTCCCCCTTCTCACCCGTCTCACCTgtatctcacctgtctcccctGTGTCTCCCccttctcacctgtctcacctgtctcccccATCTCACCTGTGTCCCCTGTCTCCCCCGTCTCCCCTGTGTCTCCCCCTTCTCAcccgtctcacctgtctcccccTTCTCACCCGTCTCACctttctcacctgtctcccccGTCTCCCCTGTGTCTCCCCCTTCTCAcccgtctcacctgtctcccccGTCTCCCCTGTGTCTCCCCCTTCTCAcccgtctcacctgtctcccccGTCTCACCTGTGTCCCCTGTCTCCCCCGTCTCCCCTGTGTCTCCCCCTTCTCAcccgtctcacctgtctcccccttctcacccgtctcacctgtctcacctgtctcccccGTCTCCCCTGTGTCTCCCCCTTCTCACCCGTTTCACCTGTCTCCCCCGTCTCCCCTGTGTCTCCCCCTTCTCAcccgtctcacctgtctcccccGTCTCACCTGTGTCCCCTGTCTCCCCCGTCTCCCCTGTATCTCCCCCTTCTCAcccgtctcacctgtctcacctgtctcccccGTCTCCCCTGTGTCTCCCCCTTCTCAcccgtctcacctgtctcccccGTCTCACCTGTGTCCCCTGTCTCCCCCGTCTCCCCTGTGTCTCCCCCTTCTCAcccgtctcacctgtctcccccttctcacccgtctcacctgtctcccccgtctcacccgtctcacctgtctcccccGTCTCACCTGTGTCCCCTGTCTCCCCCGTCTTCCCCGTCTCCCCTGTGTCTCCCCCTTCTCCcccgtctcacctgtctcccccATCTCACCTGtatctcacctgtgtctcacccgtCTCACCCGTCTCCCCTGTGTCTCCCccttctcacctgtctcacctgtctcccccGTCTCCCCTGTGTCTCCCCCTTCTCAcccgtctcacctgtctcccccGTCTCCCCTGTGTCTCCCCCTTCTCAcccgtctcacctgtctcccccTTCTCACCCGTCTCACCCGTCTCACCCGTCTCCCCCTCTCAGGGCTCCAGCTCAGGAAGGTTCAGGAGCAGCGTGAGCAGGAGCTAAAGAAGCGAGAGCCCACAGGGAACGATGTGGCCTCCATCTTGTCCCGGCGCATCGCCGTGGAGTACAGCGAGTCTGAGGAGGAGTCCGAGCCCGAGGACCAGGACTGGTCCGACTGAGGAGGccgaccaggaccaggaccaggactggTCCGACTGAGGAGGCCGACCCGGGTCGGTCCCGGCCTTCAGAAACGTTTCAGAACTTGATGATGAAGCTGCTTCATTATTTCATCGTATTGGTTCGTTATCTGCTCCTGTGTTTGTGAGTCTTAGTGGGGACACGTccagtccagatccagatccagatcctgatcctgatccagtCCGATCCGGtttcagatccagatccaggTCCTGTTTCagatccagatcctgatccagtccgatccagatcctgatccagatcctgTTTCAGATCCAGATCCTGTTTCAGATCTagatcctgatccagatcctgatcctgatcctgatccagatccagatcctgatcctgatccagatcctgtttcagatccagatccagatccagtcCAATTTAAATCCAGATCTAGATCTAGATGCTGATTCagatccagatcctgatccagatcctgatcctgatcctgatcctgatcctgatccagatccagatccagatcctgatcctgatccagatcctgtttcagatccagatcctgatctggatcctgatccagatcctgatccagatccagatccagatccagtcCAATTTAAATCCAGATCTAGATCTAGATGCTGATTCATATCCagatcctgatccagatccagatccagatccagtcCAATTTAAATCCAGATCTAGATCTAGATGCTGATTCagatccagatcctgatccagatccagatccagatccagatccagattcagatccagatccagatccagatccagatctagATGCTGATTCagatccagatcctgatccagatccagatccagatccagatccagtcCAATTTAAATCCAGATCTAGATCTAGATGCTGATTCagatccagatcctgatccagatccagatccagattcagatccagatccagatctagATGCTGattcagatccagatccagattcagatccagatccagatctagATGCTGATTCagatccagatcctgatccagattcagattcagatccagatccagatctagATGCTGATTCagatccagatcctgatccagatccagatcacAGCACAGTGGTTTATGGTGTAGAAACTGAGCCGCTGCTGCCCCCCTCAGGACGGAGGAACAGCGCCCATCAGTCTGATGACGGGGGATTTTCTTCTTCATGGGaaaattttcaaatgttttcaccttttttaaactttcctgaagaaactttatttattttctacttttctgcctataaaaacaaacatttgaacAGACATTTGAtccgttttattttgtagtttctGCTCCGACAGGAAGTAGAAAGTCTCGCATTTCTTCTTCTGCGAGTTTCTGCAGTTTGCAGCGGTGGAACACGTTGACCAATCACGCACTTTGCTCTGCGCTGCTCAGATTAACATGATGTGACGACATCATCCAGTCTGGTGATGTCACCACTGAGAAAGGGGCGTGTCCCTCCCGTCCTCCaccctctgattggttgtaggtgtTTATGGATTGGTTGATGTGATCATGTGATGCTGTgattcttcttctctgcttttTACTGTGAGTTCATAtgaaaacagcagcttttatttatttatatttattcatCAGACTAATAAACTTtaacagaaaatgttttttttattcttcattTTGCTGCTTTATCAGAACTTTATTTAGTATTTAAACTTATTCTGGTTTCATGATTTATTTACTTAATggtcatttaattatttttttttacatcagttAAATATCACgtaacatttaatttttttttttatatttatattttatttgctGACTTTAAAGTAAAAGGTGCGTGTttgtaaaataataaaagattaattgactttttatttaatctaattGACATGTTTAGTTTCATTGTAATCTTGCATATTTGACCttgcctgggaattcccatgctgctttgcgctcgatttcattctcactgcaaagtcagcctggaaaccaccgcccttatttttgacagagtttgggaaccaatcacagaacggggggggcagcaagacgatgacgacgtctatgcgctacaccgaagcttgtagagcgttaatccaacatgacagcggacacaacgttaccgttcgatgcagccttagaaagtgtttcggagtagattcaccctggggtcatttgaaccgtgacatccagccaagtagcccacccgaagttttttcgatattggctgaacatcagctgagttactgagttatcccgaatagcttagtaaaAGCGCTAacggatcctggcagtatctcaaaaattaccacactaaaatcacatgccatgacaccaaacttctacaggagtacaaatatggtctgtactcacaaaacgatgcatttggaagtttgtacatagtccaggagtttattattatcaacacaagcctgatagcttctctgctgctaaagctgcgtcgacagCCAATATTGAaaaaacttggctggatgtcacggttcaaatgacccccgggtgaatctactccgaaccatcactttaagtagcttagagcgcaagttcacttttattttactttttttttttcttcttcctcgtcgaatttctgtcgtcatctggtataagtgatacaatcggctatgaatcgcgcgcaaagcagcatgggaagaacctgacgccatttgatagacattcgtagcgcccaataaacggctctaggcattcgtaaaccacgcctcaaatacgagaaaacgcacacctagttcccagaccaccatctcatccagatgtggacgcgtcagccaggctatatTTGACCTGTAAATGTTGTCAAAGTCTGAAGAATTAAAACTTGTTTAAATGGCtcagtgttttttatttttctgtctcacctgctgagggcagcagaggtTTGCTGCTGAGAAATAccaacgaagaagaagaagattctGTCTGTGACTACAGGACTTTTTGAAaggatttagtttattttttatttagtgtaaaaattggctttgttcttagacattatgaatgaaataagtctcagtacttttccatgatgacctaaagtgatccaggagtagaaagcctgggaaagcgagggcagattcacacacacacattgttctgggctgatccagagaatatgacgaacaGTGTTGGcgaagttacttttaaaaagtaacctGTTACTTTACTTAGTTACTCTCTAAAGACAGTAACTTATTACGTTACTCGTTACTTTTATGTTACTGTTTCGTTGCTCGACTTTGAGCAGAACTGTTCTTAAATGTGTCGTGGAAGTTGTACTATGAAGGACAACAGATATTTCTTTCATGCTCTTTATTATCAAAAATGCCACAGAGCATGTCCACATTGGGTTGTAGGTTTAAACACCACCActaaacaacaatattaaacatTATCAG is a genomic window of Odontesthes bonariensis isolate fOdoBon6 chromosome 4, fOdoBon6.hap1, whole genome shotgun sequence containing:
- the LOC142378165 gene encoding actin-binding protein WASF3-like isoform X2 gives rise to the protein MPLVKRIIEPRFLCRGALPDGVASELECVTNSALAAVIKQLGGLMSLQDINLRKAFRSSTIQDQQVVLRSSILNPVMEMYQGCDKPPPLNILTPYRDDKKDGLKFYTDPSYFFHLWKEKMLQATERKRKEKRRQKEQKHVEESSGREVKKVRKARNRRQEWNLMAYDKELRPDARMTPSPYHTSDGSTSPDRSDGPSSPHQAHDGKDPVAMANSGGGQTQSLDRNLRPTAVTAATTRQHSLGRHQPHHHPHPPLTSSANQNGASDHRTPPAPPPPPPLVPSAGHVPFPNGSAHSAAMATTLHPAATPGGATTVCRPYSPSPPPPPPGNYPPPPPAVSAAAPPPPEGRKPSGGPNVPPNDARSDLLAAIRRGLQLRKVQEQREQELKKREPTGNDVASILSRRIAVEYSESEEESEPEDQDWSD
- the LOC142378165 gene encoding actin-binding protein WASF3-like isoform X1, whose amino-acid sequence is MPLVKRIIEPRFLCRGALPDGVASELECVTNSALAAVIKQLGGLSRHAEDIFGELFTEANSFYLRMSSLQERVELLAVKVTQLDSTVEEVSLQDINLRKAFRSSTIQDQQVVLRSSILNPVMEMYQGCDKPPPLNILTPYRDDKKDGLKFYTDPSYFFHLWKEKMLQATERKRKEKRRQKEQKHVEESSGREVKKVRKARNRRQEWNLMAYDKELRPDARMTPSPYHTSDGSTSPDRSDGPSSPHQAHDGKDPVAMANSGGGQTQSLDRNLRPTAVTAATTRQHSLGRHQPHHHPHPPLTSSANQNGASDHRTPPAPPPPPPLVPSAGHVPFPNGSAHSAAMATTLHPAATPGGATTVCRPYSPSPPPPPPGNYPPPPPAVSAAAPPPPEGRKPSGGPNVPPNDARSDLLAAIRRGLQLRKVQEQREQELKKREPTGNDVASILSRRIAVEYSESEEESEPEDQDWSD